One stretch of Francisella sp. LA112445 DNA includes these proteins:
- a CDS encoding aspartoacylase has product MSIFMKINKLLVSGGVHGNEYTGIYIINRLKKYPLKAKTFEIIPLLSNPEAFKLSKRYKDQDLNRSFSTEDLNNPSLNTYEDQRAREINQTYGFKSDSPVDFLVDFHTTTTNLGKTIITDGRSSLVNKLCRYLVERIDGLRVIKHQSITDVAINNIAPMSLTIEIGAVHTSVYDTKAIEITTEILNEIIKFVEMANCDDLPEIKSCKAYEPVKAIGFPRDNDGNINAVIHDNINGNDFKLINEQDPVFELMDGSVQLLDEPGEWYPIFVNESAYYEKDIAFYLTREIDF; this is encoded by the coding sequence ATGAGTATTTTCATGAAAATAAATAAGCTGTTAGTCAGTGGCGGTGTCCACGGGAATGAATATACCGGTATTTATATAATTAATCGCTTGAAAAAATATCCATTAAAAGCAAAAACATTTGAAATTATACCTTTATTATCAAATCCTGAAGCTTTTAAATTAAGTAAAAGATATAAGGATCAAGATTTAAATCGATCTTTTTCAACTGAGGATTTAAATAATCCTTCATTGAATACTTATGAAGATCAGAGGGCCCGAGAAATTAATCAAACTTATGGGTTTAAATCAGATTCTCCTGTTGATTTTCTAGTTGATTTTCATACGACAACTACAAATCTTGGTAAAACAATAATTACTGATGGTAGAAGTTCACTAGTTAATAAATTATGTAGATATCTGGTTGAACGAATTGACGGTCTTAGAGTTATTAAGCATCAAAGTATTACTGATGTGGCAATTAATAATATTGCACCGATGTCACTAACTATTGAAATTGGAGCTGTACATACAAGTGTTTATGATACAAAAGCTATTGAAATAACTACCGAAATATTAAATGAAATTATTAAGTTTGTTGAGATGGCAAACTGTGATGATTTACCAGAAATCAAAAGCTGTAAGGCATATGAGCCAGTTAAAGCTATTGGTTTTCCTAGAGATAATGATGGTAATATTAACGCAGTAATTCATGATAATATTAATGGTAATGATTTTAAGCTAATTAATGAGCAAGATCCAGTTTTTGAATTAATGGATGGCAGTGTTCAATTGTTGGATGAGCCAGGAGAATGGTATCCTATTTTTGTGAATGAATCTGCGTATTATGAAAAAGACATTGCTTTTTATCTGACACGAGAAATTGATTTTTAA
- the rplQ gene encoding 50S ribosomal protein L17, whose protein sequence is MRHHKKGRKFGRTSSHRKAMFKNMSASLINHELIKTTLPKAKELRTIVEPLVTLAKREYKLRNELDVNSNEFKAQSVALRRQAFDFLRNKAAVTKLFEEFGARYAERAGGYTRILKCGYRFGDKAPMAFIELVDRPEVEEAADEE, encoded by the coding sequence ATGAGACATCATAAGAAAGGTAGAAAATTTGGTAGAACTAGTAGTCATAGAAAAGCTATGTTTAAAAACATGTCAGCTTCTTTGATCAATCATGAGCTTATCAAAACTACTTTACCAAAAGCTAAAGAGTTAAGAACTATCGTTGAGCCTTTAGTTACTTTAGCTAAAAGAGAATATAAATTAAGAAATGAGTTAGATGTTAATTCTAACGAGTTCAAAGCACAATCAGTTGCTTTAAGAAGACAAGCTTTTGACTTCTTAAGAAACAAAGCTGCTGTAACTAAGCTTTTCGAAGAGTTTGGTGCGCGTTATGCAGAAAGAGCTGGTGGTTACACTAGAATCCTTAAGTGTGGTTACAGATTTGGTGATAAAGCGCCTATGGCTTTCATCGAATTAGTAGACAGACCTGAAGTAGAAGAAGCTGCTGACGAAGAATAA
- the htpG gene encoding molecular chaperone HtpG — MSEKKYTFETEVDKLLHLVIHSLYSNREIFLRELVSNSSDAIEKLRYESISNTELSEGDADYAIKVDFDKDAKTITVSDNGIGMTEEEVIDNLGTIAKSGTKKFLESLTGDKSKDNELIGQFGVGFYSSFIVADKVTVRTRKAGQDKAQATKWVSDAKNGFTVETITKEKRGTEITLHIKEDQLDLLEHNLLKGLVHKYSDCINTPIQMKKVEHDKDGKETIKDEYETVNNTKAIWLRSKDEVTDEEYQEFYKYISHDFANASMWIHNKVEGNLEYNSLLYIPENKPFDFWNRDKDYGLSLYVRRVFIMENKELLPPYLRFVKGVIDSADLPLNVSREILQHNKVIDKIRKATTSKILSELKKLANKDTEKYQKFWDNFGQVLKEGVSDDYSNKEKIAGLLRFATTESGDSKQTVSLADYISRMKEGQDTIYYITSDSYKAAANNPQLEAFKKKGIEVILMSDRIDEWMMSTLTEFDGKHMKSIIKGDIDLDKFETKENKEKFEKESKDFKKILEEVKETLKDKVEDVRLSKRLTDSPSCVVVNDYGMSLHMQKMMEEAGQSFMPGMGMKPILELNAEHHLVQKLKDEADTEVFGDISELLLMQAMFVEGAKIEDPMSFVKLVNKYIR, encoded by the coding sequence ATGTCAGAAAAAAAATATACTTTTGAAACTGAGGTAGATAAATTACTTCACCTTGTAATTCATTCGCTATATTCAAATCGTGAAATTTTCCTAAGAGAGCTTGTATCTAACAGTTCTGATGCAATTGAGAAGCTAAGATATGAAAGTATCTCAAACACAGAATTAAGTGAAGGTGATGCAGATTATGCAATAAAAGTAGATTTTGATAAAGATGCTAAGACTATTACAGTTAGTGATAATGGTATTGGTATGACAGAAGAAGAGGTTATTGACAACCTTGGTACTATTGCAAAATCTGGTACTAAGAAATTCTTAGAAAGCCTAACTGGTGATAAGAGTAAAGATAATGAGCTTATTGGTCAGTTTGGTGTTGGTTTTTATTCATCATTTATCGTTGCTGATAAAGTTACTGTTAGAACTAGAAAAGCAGGTCAAGATAAGGCTCAGGCAACTAAGTGGGTTTCTGATGCGAAAAATGGCTTTACAGTAGAAACTATCACTAAAGAAAAACGTGGTACAGAGATAACTCTTCATATCAAAGAAGATCAGTTAGATCTACTTGAGCATAACTTATTAAAAGGCTTAGTTCACAAGTATTCTGATTGTATCAACACTCCAATTCAAATGAAAAAAGTTGAGCATGATAAAGATGGCAAAGAAACTATCAAAGATGAGTATGAGACTGTAAACAATACTAAAGCTATTTGGTTAAGATCAAAAGATGAAGTAACTGATGAAGAATACCAAGAGTTTTATAAGTATATATCTCATGATTTTGCTAATGCTTCAATGTGGATACATAACAAAGTAGAAGGTAACCTTGAGTACAACAGCTTGTTGTATATTCCAGAGAATAAGCCTTTTGACTTCTGGAATAGAGATAAAGATTATGGTTTATCATTGTATGTGCGTAGAGTCTTCATTATGGAGAATAAGGAATTACTACCTCCATATTTAAGATTTGTTAAGGGTGTTATTGACTCTGCTGATTTACCACTAAACGTATCACGTGAGATATTACAGCATAATAAAGTTATTGATAAAATCAGAAAAGCTACAACTTCTAAAATTCTTAGTGAGCTTAAAAAACTTGCTAATAAAGATACAGAAAAATATCAAAAATTCTGGGATAACTTTGGTCAAGTGCTGAAAGAAGGTGTATCAGATGATTACTCAAATAAAGAAAAGATTGCTGGTCTATTAAGATTTGCAACTACTGAAAGTGGTGACTCTAAGCAGACAGTTTCTTTAGCTGACTATATTTCGCGTATGAAAGAAGGTCAAGATACTATCTACTATATTACATCTGATAGTTATAAAGCTGCTGCGAATAACCCTCAACTTGAAGCATTCAAGAAGAAAGGTATCGAAGTAATCCTAATGTCAGATCGTATCGATGAGTGGATGATGTCTACATTGACTGAGTTTGATGGTAAGCATATGAAGTCTATTATCAAAGGCGATATCGATCTTGATAAGTTTGAGACTAAAGAAAACAAAGAGAAATTTGAAAAAGAATCTAAAGATTTCAAAAAAATCTTAGAAGAAGTAAAAGAAACTCTAAAAGATAAAGTTGAAGATGTGCGTTTATCTAAGCGTCTAACTGATTCACCAAGTTGTGTAGTTGTAAATGACTATGGTATGAGCTTACACATGCAAAAGATGATGGAGGAAGCTGGACAGTCATTTATGCCTGGTATGGGTATGAAGCCTATCTTAGAGCTTAATGCTGAGCATCATTTAGTACAAAAACTAAAAGATGAAGCTGATACAGAAGTATTTGGTGATATTTCTGAGTTACTTCTAATGCAAGCAATGTTTGTTGAAGGTGCTAAAATAGAAGATCCTATGTCTTTTGTTAAGCTTGTAAATAAATATATCAGATAG
- a CDS encoding ion transporter produces MAHKLYQCVIIILVIINSITLITQVDYGDIDYLNYVNIIFSAIFSIEYIIRLVISPKKLVFIFKFYNVIDFIAIFLPLILAMFGVNSHELIVLRLLRIFKIFQNSAIMNRLINVFKKIYLELLVSYCLIFVILIISCVMMFYAEHNAQPQVFSTISKTLWWGVTTLTTVGYGDMYPVTLAGRIIAAALSMLGIGVFAIPSGLIGGAFIEEMRQEREEAAKKKCKIDKGSLPD; encoded by the coding sequence ATGGCTCATAAACTTTACCAGTGTGTAATTATCATATTGGTTATTATTAATTCTATAACCTTAATAACGCAAGTAGATTATGGAGATATAGATTACCTTAACTATGTTAATATTATTTTTTCAGCGATTTTTTCTATCGAATATATTATTAGATTAGTTATATCGCCTAAGAAATTAGTGTTTATTTTTAAGTTTTATAATGTTATCGATTTTATAGCTATCTTTTTACCGTTGATACTAGCTATGTTTGGTGTAAATTCTCATGAGTTAATTGTGCTTAGATTGTTACGTATATTCAAAATATTCCAAAATTCAGCAATTATGAATAGATTAATTAATGTCTTTAAAAAAATCTATCTTGAGCTGTTAGTATCATACTGTTTAATCTTTGTAATATTAATAATATCTTGTGTAATGATGTTTTACGCAGAGCATAATGCACAACCACAGGTATTTTCAACTATATCAAAGACATTATGGTGGGGAGTGACGACTCTAACAACGGTTGGGTATGGTGATATGTATCCTGTAACGCTAGCAGGTAGAATTATAGCTGCAGCTCTTTCAATGCTTGGTATAGGAGTTTTTGCTATTCCTAGTGGCCTTATAGGAGGTGCTTTTATTGAAGAAATGCGACAAGAACGCGAGGAAGCTGCTAAAAAGAAATGTAAGATTGATAAGGGTTCTTTGCCAGATTAG
- a CDS encoding MFS transporter, translating into MASIDISLDIKKSLFDKDIDRKKAILLTFVAFLFTGFQCAIYGMLTVPISQHFNIDSNTIIFFDGFGLWGQILAMATGGILIKKIKGKNTLIVAALFMIIGSIFSIFAPNIYVYTVMTFICNMAVGYVLVSCNYIVMGTVEKQGESEGKLSLLNVFFSLGFLSSAFIVGNIIFYASWQAVFVVVMVLFIIFILFLLSLRINEKIEQAVTVKAGNVQQPKFIFLSKPIILMAIALFCIVYTEQIMNYYNQPHLHFDLGFNMKDVGLLVAIYTGSQLLGRIFFGKFLLPKVRIERYLIVSGLVFAFAIFVFIYTKLFILVVILMAILGLSDSCIYPSVLGYAMDKLPHVSSGATSFLVTVGAIGIPLGTSLSGILGNLLGRQPAMLVAPVMLLVLVSLVVIVHNLKVVK; encoded by the coding sequence ATGGCATCTATAGATATATCTTTGGATATTAAAAAAAGTTTGTTTGATAAAGATATCGATCGTAAAAAAGCTATACTTCTTACGTTTGTGGCATTTTTATTTACCGGTTTTCAATGTGCTATTTATGGTATGTTAACAGTGCCTATTTCACAGCATTTTAATATTGATTCTAATACTATTATATTTTTTGATGGTTTTGGTCTGTGGGGGCAGATTTTAGCAATGGCGACCGGTGGTATTCTTATCAAAAAGATTAAAGGTAAAAATACTTTAATTGTTGCGGCATTATTTATGATTATAGGATCAATTTTCTCAATATTTGCTCCAAATATTTATGTTTATACTGTGATGACCTTTATATGTAATATGGCTGTTGGCTATGTGCTAGTATCATGTAACTATATTGTGATGGGAACTGTTGAGAAACAAGGTGAGTCTGAAGGTAAGCTTAGTCTTTTAAATGTGTTTTTCAGTCTTGGATTTTTATCTAGTGCTTTTATAGTTGGGAATATTATTTTTTATGCTAGTTGGCAAGCAGTATTTGTAGTGGTTATGGTATTGTTTATTATATTTATACTGTTTCTGCTGTCTCTTAGAATTAATGAGAAAATTGAGCAAGCTGTAACTGTCAAAGCAGGAAATGTTCAACAACCAAAGTTTATATTCTTATCTAAACCAATTATTTTAATGGCAATTGCATTGTTCTGTATAGTTTATACAGAGCAGATAATGAACTATTATAACCAACCGCATTTGCATTTTGATTTGGGTTTTAATATGAAAGATGTTGGTCTTTTAGTAGCTATTTACACAGGCTCTCAACTTTTAGGTAGAATCTTTTTTGGTAAATTCTTATTACCTAAAGTAAGAATTGAACGTTATCTTATAGTGTCAGGATTAGTGTTTGCATTTGCTATATTTGTTTTTATATATACAAAATTATTTATTTTAGTTGTAATTTTAATGGCCATACTAGGGCTTAGTGACTCATGTATATATCCATCGGTTTTAGGTTATGCAATGGATAAACTTCCACATGTATCAAGTGGAGCGACATCATTTTTGGTAACAGTCGGTGCAATAGGTATCCCGCTAGGAACATCTTTGTCAGGTATACTTGGTAATTTATTAGGGCGTCAGCCTGCAATGTTAGTAGCGCCTGTTATGCTTTTGGTATTGGTTAGTTTGGTAGTGATTGTACATAATTTAAAAGTAGTCAAATAG